Proteins from one Gossypium raimondii isolate GPD5lz chromosome 8, ASM2569854v1, whole genome shotgun sequence genomic window:
- the LOC105793294 gene encoding uncharacterized protein LOC105793294, giving the protein MKVITLRSSARVKEPTQPNYGKKEVGVSEKEKIESEPTQVEIEDRRFPPPALSPKPMPFSSRLEEKKKIDGVEFVDFFKIFTALNVNLPFLELLKKMRKYAKFLREVMFHRRRIRRREQITFNEECSAVVSRRVPPKLKDPNSFTIPIEIGGVSFGKALCDLGASINLMPLSI; this is encoded by the exons ATGAAGGTAATCACTCTTAGATCCAGCGCTAGGGTTAAGGAACCTACCCAACCAAATTATGGGAAGAAAGAAGTAG GGGTAtctgagaaagaaaaaattgagagTGAACCCACACAAGTCGAAATAGAGGATAGACGCTTTCCACCACCAGCACTTAGTCCAAAGCCTATGCCCTTTTCGAGTCGTTtagaggagaagaagaagatagatGGTGTGGAGTTTGTGGACTTCTTCAAGATATTTACAGCCTTGAATGTGAATCTCCCCTTTTTAGAACTTCTTAAGAAGATGCGCAAATATGCTAAGTTCCTTAGGGAAGTAATGTTTCATCGGAGGAGAATACGGAGAAGAGAGCAAATTACATTTAACGAAGAATGTAGCGCGGTAGTGTCTAGGAGAGTTCCTCCCAAACTAAAGGATCCTAATAGCTTTACCATCCCCATTGAGATAGGAGGAGTAAGTTTCGGGAAGGCCCTGTGTGACCTAGGAGCCAGTATCAACCTCATGCCATTGTCAATTTAA